In Alphaproteobacteria bacterium, the DNA window ACGGATCGGCCCAGCGTGTGCCACAACGAGAATCTCGGCCCCTTCGATACGGTCAATTGCTGCGCCGACGCGCGCCAACACATCGATGAAGCTTTCGCCGCCGGGCGGACGCAAGGTGGCCGGGGACGACAAATCGATATCGATGTGCTCGTAAAGCTGCCCTTCCCAGGCGCCAAAGTCCTGTTCGGCAAAGGCTGGCTCGGCATCGGCAAGCGCGAAGCCGGGCAAGGCCGCAAAAGTGCGTCTGGCACGCAGGCGCGGGCTGGTCAGACAAATGGCGGTATCCGGCAGAAGCGCTGAAACCCGTGCCAGGGTCGCGGGGTCCGGGTCGAGACAGTCCACATCGCTGGAGCCGACGCATACACCCTTGCCGACCGCACTCGCCGCATGGCGCAGCCACCACCAACGGCTGCTCATGCTAGAGCCTTCTCAAGACGGGCCAGCGATGTTCTACATCCAGGCAGACCGAAGCGCAGCCATCCGGGTTGCTCGACAAAGCGCCGCACCAGGATACCGTGATTCCCTAGGCGCTCGAACACGGCATCAGCTTGGTGGCTTTCGACGAGGCGGAACAGGTCAGTGCCGCCGACAACGCCAAGACCAGCTTTGGCGAGAACGGCATCGAGCGCGGAAATCTCGCCAGTCAGTTGCCCACGCATAGCATCGGCCCATGCGGCATCCGCGAGCGCCTCTCGCCCCACCGCCACCGCCGGGCCGCTCACGGGCCAGGGTCCAAAGGCTTCGCGAACTCGCGCCGTCACGTCTGGTGCGGCAACGGCAAAGCCGAGGCGTAAGCCGGGGAGCCCGTAGAACTTGCCGAAGGAGCGCATCACCAACGTTTGTCCGGAGACCCGCCCGGCAAGGCTGAACTCCGACGCCACGTCAGTATAGGATTCGTCAATCACTACGCGCCCGGCGAGTTCCGCCAGCAAATCCGGTGCGTGACACGTGCCATCGGGATTGTTCGGATTGGTGACGACGATGGTGTCGAAACGATTCACAAGGTTGGATATGCCGCTAACAATCTCAACCGCATGTCCAGCAGCCGCCCAGGCGCGCGCATGCTCTGCATAGGTTGGCCCGACCACCGCTACGCGTCCCGGATCGCACAGGCGCGGTAGCAACTGGATGAGCGCCTGGACACCCGGCACCGCTGCAACGTTCTCCACGCCTGCCGCGCCATAGCAGACCGCGGCCACCTCATTCAGCGCAGCGATATCCACCGACTCCGGCAGACGCGTCCAGACCGTATCGCAGGGCGCCGAAAAGGGATACGCGTGGGGATTGATGCCGGTGCTAAGGTCGAGCCAGGGCGCGCCAGCGGCCGGAAAACGGCGCCTAGCCCAGGCCAGTTCGCCGCCATGGGCGGGATCGTCAGCCAGCGATCCCGCTGCCACCTCAGTAGCCTCCGCGCTGGTTAATCTCGTCGTGACGTTGGCGCACCTCGAGTGGCCAGCTCTCTTTTATGAAAGAGAGTACGGCAACGATATCGTCGTCACTCAAGATCTTGCTGTAGCCGGGCATATCGCTTTGATAGTCATTGCCGACGAGCGCTGCCGTGCCGTGCTTGGTGATGGCGAAGAGATCCGCGTCCGTATGGTGCCAGGTATGCCCGGCCTCGTCATGGGGCGGCGCGGGCATCCGGCCGTTGGGCAGCTTCTCGCCCCAGTTTGGCTGACCCTGGAGCGCATCGCCATGGCAGCTTGCGCAGACTTCAGTGTATATCTCGGCACCGCGCGCGGTAATTGCCGGATCGTCCGGCTTCAGCAACGTGCCGTCATCGCACAAAATCCACCAGGCAGCGCCGGCAGATGCTACAACAGCCAGGGAGATAACGAGCCTGTACGTCAATGTTCTGAGCCCGCCTCACCGGCCAGACCGTCGAAGATTGGACAAACGGACATCTCGTCGCCACGGCAGGCGCAACCCAGACGGGCGAGCACGCCGCGCAGACTTTGTAGGCCGGCGAATTTGTCGTCTATCTCGGCAAAATATGTTCCGACAATACTCTTAACGTTGACCGAGACACGCTCCCTGTCTTCGTAGAGTATGAGCAGTAAGAGGGAGTCACCGATGGAAAGGCTGAGATTGCGGGCGCGCTGCAGGACGCAGAACTCGTGCATATCGCAAGAATCGTAAGTCCCACAACCATTAGTCCAGCGCTCTGAAACAACCAAATTGACATCTTCATCATGGCGGATGGTTCGGGCGCTAAGGCCTGATTGCTGTCCCGCCTGGCCAAGATTCATAGGCTTGCTCTCCTCAGCCGCGACGCGTTGCTAATAACCGAGACCGAACTCAGGCTCATCGCCGCGGCAGCGATCATCGGGCTCAGCAGAAGCCCAATCACAGGATAAAGCGCGCCCGCCGCGATGGGTACCCCGAGCGCATTGTAAAAAAACGCGAAAAACAGGTTCTGGCGGATATTGGCCATAGTGGCGCGGCTCAGGCGACGGGCACGCACGATGCCGAGCAGGTCTCCCTTCACCAGAGTTACGCCGGCGCTCTCGATGGCGATATCAGTGCCGCTGCCCATGGCGATGCCTACATCAGCTTGTGCCAATGCCGGAGCGTCGTTGACACCGTCGCCGGCCATGGCCACGACGCGCCCATCTGCCTGCAAACACCGGATGACTTCACTCTTGCGCTCTGGCAACACTTCGGCCTCGACTTCCGCAATGCCAAGTTCCCGCGCCACGGCCTCAGCCGCGCCGCGGCCATCCCCGCTCAGCATAACCACACGCAGGCCCTCCTCGCGCAGAGCTTCGAGCGCTGCCGGGGTTGTTGCCTTGATCGGATCAGCAACGGCGATTAGCCCAGCCGCAGTGCCATCGATAGCCACGAACATGATCGTCGCGCCTTCGGGCGGGTGCTCAGACAAACCGGTAATATCGATACCGAGGTGACCCATTAGCGCTGCGTTACCGAGGCCACAGGCCATGCCCTCGACCTTTCCACTCACGCCCTTGCCGGTGACGGAGACAAAATCTAAGGGCCCGGTCAGCACCAGGCCGCGCTGCTTCGCGGCGTCGACAATGGTGGTGGCCAATGGATGCTCGCTGGCGCGCTCCAGACTTGCGGCGAGCCGCAGCAGCCGGTCCTCATCGCCGTCAAGGGCGACGACTTGGCGCAGTCGTGGTACGCCCTCGGTAAGGGTACCTGTCTTGTCAACCACGAGCGTGTCTACGCCCTCCAGGCGCTCAAGCGCTTCGGCATTACGAATTAGGACGCCCATGCTTGCACCGCGGCCGGCGCCAACCATGATCGACATAGGCGTAGCCAAGCCGAGGGCGCAGGGGCAGGCAATGATTAGTACAGATACCGCCGCCACCAGCCCGTACGCGAGCGCCGGCGGCGGGCCCCATATAGCCCAGGCGGCAAAAGCGAGAACAGACCAGACGAGCACGGCGGGCACAAAATAACCCGCGACCGTGTCGGCCACGTGCTGGATCGGCGCGCGGCTGCGCCGCACCTCACCCACCATACGTACGATGCGCGCCAGCAGGGTCTTGTCACCAACCGCCTCGGCCCGCATGACCAAGCCACCCGCGCCGTTTAGCGTACCGCCAACGAGTGTGTCGCCAGCACGCTTCTCAACCGGAATGGATTCACCCGTAACCATAGATTCGTCAACCGCGCTACTGCCTTCGAGAACGATGCCATCGACGGGCACGCTTTCACCTGGTCGGATGCGCAAGCGGTCGTCCTTATGTACGAGTGCCAGCGGCACCGTCTCTTCCTCGCCGTTGCCGAGACGCAACGCGGTCTTGGGTGCCAGGTCGAGCAAAGCGCGCACGGCATCGCCTGTGCGCTCACGAGCGCGTAGCTCCAGCACTTGGCCGAGCAGAACCAGTGTCGTAATCACCGCCGCCGCTTCGAAATAGAGCCCGACGGCGCCGCCGTAACGAAAGCCCTCGGGAAAGGCACCCGGCACCACCACCGCGACCAGGCTATAGAGGTACGTGGTGCCCGTGCCGATGGCGATTAGCGTGAACATATTGAGGTTGCCGGTGACCAGAGAACGCCAGCCGCGCACCAGAAACGGCCAACCCGCCCACAACGCAACCGGCGTCGCCAAGGCTAGCTGTATCCAAGCATTCCAAGTCCCGGACAGCAGCTTACCGACCACCATCTCGCCCATGGTAATGGTGAAAAGCGGTACGGTCAGCACCGCCGCAACCCAAAACCGCCGGGTCATATCGATAAGCTCGGGGTCGGGTGGGCGCTCCGCCGCCACCGTCACGGGCTCTAGCGCCATACCGCATTTCGGACACGGCGCCGGAACATCACTGTGCACCTCAGGGCACATCGGACAGAGATAGCCGCCAGGTGCAAGCGCGGCATCTCCGTCAAGCGCCTGCGGGTTTAGAAAGCCGTCTGGATCGGCGACGAAACGCTCAGCACAGCGGGCGCAGCAGAAATGATAGACCGTGCCCCCATGCACCCGACTCGGCTTGCCAACCGTCGGGTCGACCGACATGCCGCAGACGGGATCGGTCTCTGTTTCTGGAATATCGGGATGCGGGTTCACACTCCAGATATAAAGGTTGCAGTTACAGTAAGGTCAAGGGCGAAACTC includes these proteins:
- a CDS encoding histidine phosphatase family protein produces the protein MSSRWWWLRHAASAVGKGVCVGSSDVDCLDPDPATLARVSALLPDTAICLTSPRLRARRTFAALPGFALADAEPAFAEQDFGAWEGQLYEHIDIDLSSPATLRPPGGESFIDVLARVGAAIDRIEGAEILVVAHAGPIRAALAKALDLTPAGALSLRIDPLSLTCLVRHSDAWLVEFVNR
- a CDS encoding heavy metal translocating P-type ATPase, which encodes MNPHPDIPETETDPVCGMSVDPTVGKPSRVHGGTVYHFCCARCAERFVADPDGFLNPQALDGDAALAPGGYLCPMCPEVHSDVPAPCPKCGMALEPVTVAAERPPDPELIDMTRRFWVAAVLTVPLFTITMGEMVVGKLLSGTWNAWIQLALATPVALWAGWPFLVRGWRSLVTGNLNMFTLIAIGTGTTYLYSLVAVVVPGAFPEGFRYGGAVGLYFEAAAVITTLVLLGQVLELRARERTGDAVRALLDLAPKTALRLGNGEEETVPLALVHKDDRLRIRPGESVPVDGIVLEGSSAVDESMVTGESIPVEKRAGDTLVGGTLNGAGGLVMRAEAVGDKTLLARIVRMVGEVRRSRAPIQHVADTVAGYFVPAVLVWSVLAFAAWAIWGPPPALAYGLVAAVSVLIIACPCALGLATPMSIMVGAGRGASMGVLIRNAEALERLEGVDTLVVDKTGTLTEGVPRLRQVVALDGDEDRLLRLAASLERASEHPLATTIVDAAKQRGLVLTGPLDFVSVTGKGVSGKVEGMACGLGNAALMGHLGIDITGLSEHPPEGATIMFVAIDGTAAGLIAVADPIKATTPAALEALREEGLRVVMLSGDGRGAAEAVARELGIAEVEAEVLPERKSEVIRCLQADGRVVAMAGDGVNDAPALAQADVGIAMGSGTDIAIESAGVTLVKGDLLGIVRARRLSRATMANIRQNLFFAFFYNALGVPIAAGALYPVIGLLLSPMIAAAAMSLSSVSVISNASRLRRASL
- the cobD gene encoding threonine-phosphate decarboxylase CobD translates to MAAGSLADDPAHGGELAWARRRFPAAGAPWLDLSTGINPHAYPFSAPCDTVWTRLPESVDIAALNEVAAVCYGAAGVENVAAVPGVQALIQLLPRLCDPGRVAVVGPTYAEHARAWAAAGHAVEIVSGISNLVNRFDTIVVTNPNNPDGTCHAPDLLAELAGRVVIDESYTDVASEFSLAGRVSGQTLVMRSFGKFYGLPGLRLGFAVAAPDVTARVREAFGPWPVSGPAVAVGREALADAAWADAMRGQLTGEISALDAVLAKAGLGVVGGTDLFRLVESHQADAVFERLGNHGILVRRFVEQPGWLRFGLPGCRTSLARLEKALA
- a CDS encoding cytochrome c gives rise to the protein MLCDDGTLLKPDDPAITARGAEIYTEVCASCHGDALQGQPNWGEKLPNGRMPAPPHDEAGHTWHHTDADLFAITKHGTAALVGNDYQSDMPGYSKILSDDDIVAVLSFIKESWPLEVRQRHDEINQRGGY